Part of the Juglans regia cultivar Chandler chromosome 14, Walnut 2.0, whole genome shotgun sequence genome, GTGTCAAGTGTTCACCCCAATACATCATTGCCCGCCAGAGGAGTTGACATCAATCATGTCTCCTTGGCCGTTTGCACAGCGGGAAATCAACTTGGTCGGAGCCTTTCCCCCGAGTAAGGGAGGCGTAAGACGGGAGcaaggaaagaaaggagagcAAGAAGACAAGTGGCATGTAAGGAATTCAACAAATCTAGAGGGAACGAAAGCAAATGAAGCGAGAGTGGAAGGTGTCTGGGAGTGAGTCATATTCTAAGTCTTAGTGGAAGTGGGAGCCACATTAGGGCTAGGTTAGGACgggaatgagataagatgacaAAAAAACTTTAGGAtttatattagtaaatttattatttctttttaaacttGGTTTAAATTACTTTTAGTGATgtcacatccttgaaaatagataacctatagaaattatataaaattttgtgaccataggaaaaaaaattagagaaagacatttttaagtatattgaaatTTCAGAGAGCatatgagatttataattttttttttttttttgggggatcttctctataaaaataaaatttaaagaaaattgtgagattttaaaaaactttgGAGGGACCGTGGCCCCTCCCAAGGCCAACGTGGGTCCACCACTGTTTGGACCAATTATGTGTGTTGGTGCATTTACGAGAGGTCGTgctatttaaaattattagatattttggaaatatggctatatagtatttttatcaAATCACATTATGTTATTAGTTATATTACCAAAAACCAATAGTTATATAGACATCTTTAAcaatatgaatttttataataGGGTAAATATATTATCTCATTTGCACTAGAAGACTAATAAAATTGGCTCCACTTCTGCTGCGTTACCATCACTATTCACCACCATCTCTTATAGTTatcctttttaattattttttttccttttgtttctataaatattttactttttcaggAATTTTGAGCATAAATATGCACTAGCCCACTACCAAACACTACCCATGCACCCCGTCAAGGAGAGCAATGGCATCTGACTCCATAACCACTCAGCTCCTCAAACTCTTATTTTGAGCACCCGGAGGGGAGGTGGTGATAGGGCCACCGAGAGGTGGTCCGAGAGCTTTCAAGtacttgaattatttttaataatattattattttaaaatttaaaaaatttattatattttatataaaaatttataataataagatgagttgaaataatttagAATCCAAACATAAGCttaaaaacactttctgaaCAAAGAGAATTGGTAGTTTTTATCCGAATACATCCTCGTTGGATGGTTTATTTCCCTTTGACCAGCACGTGTGTTCCCCATGCATGCGATATCAAGCTCCTTCGCAACACAATTGCCTTTGTGTCTTGCTGCTTATAAGTAGGGCCGTAAGACCGTTGGTCTGGACTGGAAAAATCAACTGATCCGTCTCGatcattttttaactttacaCCCATACTTTTGAGTAACTTCCTGCTTCTCAACGTTCTCGTCCTTTATGCTATCCTTTtatttaacataattattatctTATAAAAGGAGAATTTGAATACTATTTGGCCTAAacgcattctcattggattagctaaaagttaaatccaataagaatttagctattaggtcaataaattgctcatattgaattagctatatttggaatatagctacagtaatatttaaattaatttttaaatttggaacacactattcattcatcaaatcatttttatattatttatttctctctccttttaatattaattatttatctctctattttaaatgacaattgaaaaaatataattagaatacaattacaaattaatatataatattataaatagtaaaatatgataaaataaaataaatttataattaaaaaaattaaaaaatttttaaaattattaattactcattactatataatgaataaatggataattcaatttggaaatttgatgtgaatagtcaaaattaaattcatcttatattattttattgtcatataataaaaaaatgactattccaatgtggagatttataaaaataaaataattaaaagttaaattcatcttatattcataaaaaatatactttaatttagccattCCAACGAGAGTGCTATCAGtagaatatgattttattgAGCCAATCTAAAACATGGCGCGGAGAGCTATTGAACAGTGCCGTGTTTGTCAAATATGGAACGTTTCAAagttgaaataatatttataagcaGAGCCACCCCGCGAGACCATCGCGCTTGAGCGGTGCTTTGCGTCaccaatataaatattaataaagagTCCCCGGATTCTGAATCACTCCCCTCCCCGTTTACGTTACGTTTTATCGGAAGCTTTCTCAAAATCCAGAACCTTTGAGAATTTTTGTAGATACAACACCGCCCCCCACTTCaggtgtttctttttcttcaccaAGATTCTAGCTCTCGCTTGACATCCTTTTTCTGCAACCAAAAACAGGCATTTTGGGAGTGATTGTTCGTATCAATGGCTTACTTTAATAGAATATTCAAAACTCAGCCTTCTGCTCCTCGTGGGTACGGTGAGTCATATGAGCAATGGGGTTTCCCACCAGGAACACATGTGGATGTTATAAGAAGCTTTCAGATGGTGGATAGGGATAGGAGTGGTTTTATTGATGCTGCTGAGTTGCAGCAAGCTCTTTCTTCTGCTTACCAGAGGTTTAGTCTCAGGACCATCCGGctactcatttttctcttcaagAACCCCAATGACCCACTAAGAATTGGTGAGtgtttttcttctatttcaCTGGTGTCTGAATGGCCTTAGGCAGTATTAGAAAACGTTAGAAGATGAAAGCCGAAAGGAAAGTTTTGATTAATATCTCAAATTTCTTTGCTGGGTTTGATTTTCAGTCTAGGAAATTCTAGGGTCATTGATCTTTGTATGAGCACGATATATTTGCGTTTGTTTCAATTCTTTTTCGgtctttttttttgggtgttgaTTGGATTTCCAAATGAGTTTGTGTAATTCCAAATACAGATGTGAAGTTCTTCTGAAATTGAATGTAATCTTACACTTTCCACCTGTAAACGTTTGTCTTGCATCTGTATTTTGCTTGGGAAATGCTTTTCCCACAGAAAGTGGTCACCGATGGCGGTcaccgaaatttttttttactaaataaatatgtgatatattttttttaatttttaaaaaatatctaaacagTTAAAAAAGATGGTGATAAAAGTAAGGGTGCGGCTACAATGCCGCCCCATGTTGACCGCTGGGCGTACCGCCCagcgtaactttttttttttttttttttttcttttcatattttttaatacatttaaatatatttaaaaaaaataaaaaaatacaaatacatttaaaatcctTAAAAGGACAAGCGGTCAAATAAAGTGGGCAAAGTGAGGAGGCAAAGTAGTGTTTTCCTAAAAGTAAAAGTAGAGAATTCTCATTTAAACGTCCATTTTGCTTTATCAAAATGGCTTTCCACCAAtattcctcttttcttttcctttgggACAGTTTGATGGCGGCTTGCTGCTTTTCGATTCTTtcctatttttcatttcattaatggTTGTACTTATTTGACGTGGGGCACTGTGACAGGACCTAAAGAGTTTGCTGCACTGTGGAGTTGTCTTGGTCAATGGCGCGTAAGTATTCTTATCCCATTTATTTCAATTTACGCTGCAGTTTagtctattttgtttttgaagttgatgtgagataaattaaaaattaaataaaatattattaaaatattttttttactattatttttattttaagatttaaaaaagttaaattgtttattttattttatgtaagtatttagaaaaattataatcattaaataaattgagacgagatgagatgaaatgagttgagagaagttatgaaaacaaatgaggtcgCCCTGGCTGGGATTGAAAATTTcccttaactcatctcatctcatctcgttattataactttcctaaatttttgcacaaaatataataaacaatttaattttttcaaattttaaaacaataataatattaaaaaataatattttattcaacttatgtCTATTAATCTATGATTTCCGGTTTGGTTCGTGGGAATAGTGGGGAAAAGATAGGGAAACACCTCAGCTGATCTCATTAGCCGCTtgttttcctctcttttccATCCTCCTTTTTTCAACAATCTAAAAGATGTGGCAGGCAAGCAAATCATTTCCTTCACGTTTATGGAGAAATTGATTCATTAACGTGAAGGAAATGATTTGCTTCCTTCACGCTATCCCCCCCATTATTTGTACTgttctttattttaatgtaattaCTATATTTgcccataaaaaaatactaatttttcacgTTTATGGCATGTGATACGGAGTCACTGATTGTCTAGATTCCTCATCCAGCTCATGTAATGCATCACCAcattattatatcatattactTGGTGCTCTCCTTGTAATATCACTGCTCATCCAATGATCATATATGCTTATTAACTAGTTATAACAATTCCCCGATCACAAGCCAGTGGATGCTAGATATCAATAAAAGTTGACAATATAAAAGATCTGACAGAGAAGCAAATCAATTTCTTTTCCTTAATGGGAGCTTGATTCCACATCAAACTCCAAGTAATGCATTGCTACAGTAACATAACTATCATTGTGAACTGGTTCCTCCGGATCCTATGATCCAAATGCTAATAAAATTTTCAGCATATGTAGTAATTGATCTGTCTGGTCGTATTGTTGCAATAACAACATGATGTTTTATATTGATGGGTTGTACTGGGTAGTGGGTACTAAGCATAGATGTGATCCTGTGTCCAATTTCATTGACACCGAACTCTCTGCTTTTACAATACAATTTTAAGAAACATCCCCATTAGAAATTGAATACTGCAATGCTGATTATAGTTTTGAAAGCTGCAATTTTTTCTGATCTTACAAAATGCAAAAGATTTAATTACTGTTTGATTGTCCAATTGAAGTATTCTACTCCCACTTGCAGGGCATATTTGAGAGATATGATAAAGATAGGAGTGGCAAAATCGATTTATTTGAACTGAGGGATGCTCTCTATGGTATTGGCTACGCTATCCCAGCTTCTATTCTCCAACTCCTGATTTCCAAGTATGAAAATGGAAGTGGCAGGAGGGTGGAACTTAATTTTGACAGTTTTGTCGAGTAAGGCTTCTAACTATTGTAATCTATAACATACATCatcatttacatttttattgttttgtgtggaaattttgATGGGATTGTATTTCTGATCATATGTTTTTATTCGATATTCAGGTGCGGAATGATTCTGAAGGTGAGTCTGCAAGTTCCTTTTGAGGCGAAAGGAGAGGAGAAACTTTCTTCCTCTTGTTATATCTCATTATCGTCATGGTGGCGATGTCTGATATTTGTGCTTCCTCAATATTTCATATGTTCTTTTATCTGATGTCTGTCTATGTTATTGTCATTTCAGGGTTTGACAGACAAGTTTAAAGAGAAGGATCAAAAGCATGGCGGTTCAGCGACATTTTCTTATGACGCTTTCATGTCCACGGTCATTCCTTTTCTTGTATCCTATGATTGAGTCTATGTGATGCCGTTCATTTTGTAGTCTTGATCTCTATGAGTATTTGGTTCATTCATTTATTTGATTCAGGCAAGagcttataaattataaacgaGTTGTGTTACACAGTTCCATTGTGCATTGATACAAGTTGCTGTTTCTTGTTTCCTTCTTTTGCCCTCATGTGTAATGTAAACAGTCAGAATACAATTTCAAAAGTATAATTCAGAGGTGTAATGACATAGCTCCATACTGTCCATTTCCCCCACCTTTGATTTGATTGTAAGAGCCCCTGTATCATGGTCCAAGTCCTAAAATTAAGAGCTtaatagagaagaaaagaaaagtcctACAATTAAGGGTAACTACTACCAACTCCATTAATACAAAAGTTTGAAGTTTAAATGCAATGCTACCTTTGCTTGGTATTGTAGTAAGTTTTAGGACATCATGGCTGTATAGGTGGATTTAGGGTACACCTGCAACTATGGGGAAGGAGTAAAGAGAATTGGTAGATCTAAATAGAGGTTTTTACAAAAGCAAACTTATACAATAATATGGTTTGATGTAATATGTTAGATatgttttacaataaaaagtgttttacaatctgatgtaatatatcaatttgtaagtttacttttaagATACTTGTATAGACAAACATTTCTCTAGAGTAAATAGTACTAAAAGTGATGGTATCGGACAATACAAATAATTCTTCACCATTAATTCTTACCACTTTGtgttatatatatcttcaaattCGAGACGTTTGGCATTGATTTGTACCCCAACTGTTGACCCAAGATTTTGCTGGAATTTCAAGTAAATTGCCActaagggtgtaaatttaaactggTAAACCGGAAAACCGATTCGGACTGGACGGTCCGGTCTAGTCCGGacaggaaaatatatatataaaaattaattttatatattatacaaaatatttatataaattttatatataatatataattatatattaaatttttatatataattatataatataattatatatcatatatgaaataattttatattataatttataaattataacataaaatgttaatcttaaatatgaacatttgtaatttgtttgatcatatgttattaatataattatatataagataatgttattataatttataaaataaaagtttaatcttaaagatgaaaatttaattgatcatatgctttaaatataatatatatattaaattattaacaacattttatcataagaagaacactttattatatattttttacattttaaaaaaatcgaaaaatcgtaCCGAACCGGATCGGAAACCAGTAAAACCGGTTTAGAAGGGTAACCAGGGcgtaattggttttgaaaaatgtaaaatcggTA contains:
- the LOC108988263 gene encoding probable calcium-binding protein CML48; the encoded protein is MAYFNRIFKTQPSAPRGYGESYEQWGFPPGTHVDVIRSFQMVDRDRSGFIDAAELQQALSSAYQRFSLRTIRLLIFLFKNPNDPLRIGPKEFAALWSCLGQWRGIFERYDKDRSGKIDLFELRDALYGIGYAIPASILQLLISKYENGSGRRVELNFDSFVECGMILKGLTDKFKEKDQKHGGSATFSYDAFMSTVIPFLVSYD